A segment of the Bradyrhizobium sp. CCBAU 53340 genome:
GCGACCAGCTCAATCTTCTGGTCCTGGTAGAACTTTTCGGGGCGGAACATCAGGCTCTCCGGCCCCGCCGAGCCCTTGATGTAGGCCTTGGACAGCGGCGGCCGCTGATAGGGCAGATGCGCCTCGTCATTGATCAGGCAGATGCGATTCGAAAAGCCCGCCTGCCGCAGGGATGCCGCGACCTGGTAGCCACCATGGCCGGCACCGACAATGATCATCGGACCTTCCGTCATCGGACAGCCCATTTCTGCAAGACACGAGCGTCACCCATGTCGTCTCCTCTCGCTAAAGATGGCTTGGCTAGCCTAGGAGGAGCCGGCGCTCGTGTCCGTCCCTAAACGAAGGCGCCCCCATTTGAGCCTATCGTTCCGCCGGACGCAAGAGTGGCCCGCTGGGCATTGACGGCCGGGGATTGTCACCCCTGCCCTTCTGCGATTTAGTTGCAGCAACGAACCTCCAGCCGGGGATTTCAAAAATGCCAGCTCCCGTCTCAAAGCCCGACGATCCCGCGCTGCTGCGGATCGAGGGTGCGATCGCGACCATCACGCTCAACCGCCCCGCCGCATTCAACTCGGTCAACCTCGCCATCGCGCAGAAGCTCGAACAGCTTGCGGCCCATATCGAGGGCGATGACGCCATCAAGGTCGTGGTGATCGAGGGCGAAGGCCGCGCCTTCTCGGCCGGCGGCGATCTGCAGACGATCGGGGCCGCGGCCGAGGCCAACACCGTGACACCGGTGGTTGGCGAGCTCTTGAAGCATTATCATTCCTTCATCGAGATCCTCAGGCGCATGCCGAAGATCTCGCTGTCCAGCGTCCACGGCTCCGCGGCCGGCGCCGGGATGGGCCTCGCCTTCGTCACCGATCTCTGCATCGCCGCAGAGGATGCCAAGTTCACGCCCGCTTACGCCAAGATCGGCGTGTCGCCGGATGGCGGCTCGACGGTCGGGATCGTCGGCACTGTCGGCTCGCGCCGCGCGCTGCAGATTTTCCTCACTGAAGACAATTTTACCGCGCAGCAGGCCTATGAATGGGGCTTGGTCGCCAAGACCGTTCCCGCAGCGGAGTTGAAAGCCGCCACGCGACAGCTCGCCGAGCGTCTGGCGCAGAACCCGTCGGCGGCGATATCAGGCACAAAATCCCTCGTGTACCAGGCTGCCACCACGCCCGTAAAACAGCAGCTCGATGCCGAGGAGCACAAGATCATCATGGCGATGAACACGGAGGAGTTCCGCGTTGCCGTGAAGAAGTTCACGAGCAAGAGCAAGTAGCGTGCTACTGAGGGCAGATGTAACCCGTTCCCGCCGGCGACTTGAAGCAGCCGACCGATTCCGGCAGCACGTGCCGTGGCAGCCACAGCACCACGCTCGGAAAGTAGATCGCAAAGGCGATGGTGGCGAAGAACACCACATAGATCGGCAGCGCCGCGCGCAGCGCTTTCGCGAAGCTGATGCCGACGAATTTCGACGCCATCAGCAGCACGAGGCCATAAGGCGGCGTGATCAGGCCGAAGGCGAGCGTCGCGATCAGCACCACGCCCATGTGGACGCCGTTGATGTCGCCCGCTTCCGTCAGCGTGTTGACCAGCGGCATGAAGATGATGATGGTCGGGACCGGCTCGATGAAATCGCCAACCACGGTGAACAGCAGCACCATCAACAGCATGATCAAATGCGGATCGTGGCCCGCGATCGAGGTGATCAAGTCGGCGATGTAGCTGGCGCCACGTAAGTAGGCGAGCATCCAGCCGAAGGCGTTGGCAGCGCCGATCGTGATCAGCGGCAGCGAGAAGATCAGGCCGGCGAGACAGAAATCGTACGGGATCTTCCTGAAGTGCCCGCGATTGAGCGCGGGGATCACGACCAGGATGATCCAGACCACGGCGACGACGCCGGCCTCCGTCGGCGTGAACCAGCCGGTCAGAATGCCTCCCAGCAGGATCACCGGGATCATCAGCGGCAGGGCCGCATCGCCCGCCGCGAACACCACCTGGCGCAATGGCGCGCGCGGCTTGCGCAGGCCCGACGGGCCGAAGAAATAGCAATAGATCATCAGGCCGAAGCCGATCATCAGCCCGGGCACCACGCCCGCCATGAACAGGCCGGCGATCGAGACGTTGCCGACCGCACCATAGACCACGGCCGTGATGCTCGGCGGCACCAGCGCCGCAATGGTCGAGGCCGACGCAATAATCGCGGCGATGAAGGCGGGCTCGTAGCCTTCGCGCTTCATCGGCCCGCCGAGCGCGCGGCTCATCACGGCGACGTCGGCCGTGGTCGAGCCCGACATCTCCGAGAAGAACATGCTGAAGACGACGACGACCTGCGACAGCCCGCCCCTGATATGCCCGACCAGCGACACCGAGAGATTGGCTATTCGCACCACCACATTGGCCGAGCTCATGAGCTCGCCGACCAAGAGGAAGAACGGGATCGCTAGCAGCGCCTCGGAATCGACGCCGTCAAAGATCTTCTGGATGATCGCAGCCAGCGAGACGTCGGATAGGACGGCGCCGATGAAGACGCCGGCCATCAGCGAGAACGGCACGGGCACGCCGAGATAGCCGAACGACAGGAAGCAGATCGACATCAACGCAAGGACAATGGGTGCGCTCACGGCTGCGCCCTCATTTGCGC
Coding sequences within it:
- a CDS encoding enoyl-CoA hydratase/isomerase family protein, encoding MPAPVSKPDDPALLRIEGAIATITLNRPAAFNSVNLAIAQKLEQLAAHIEGDDAIKVVVIEGEGRAFSAGGDLQTIGAAAEANTVTPVVGELLKHYHSFIEILRRMPKISLSSVHGSAAGAGMGLAFVTDLCIAAEDAKFTPAYAKIGVSPDGGSTVGIVGTVGSRRALQIFLTEDNFTAQQAYEWGLVAKTVPAAELKAATRQLAERLAQNPSAAISGTKSLVYQAATTPVKQQLDAEEHKIIMAMNTEEFRVAVKKFTSKSK
- a CDS encoding TRAP transporter large permease; this encodes MSAPIVLALMSICFLSFGYLGVPVPFSLMAGVFIGAVLSDVSLAAIIQKIFDGVDSEALLAIPFFLLVGELMSSANVVVRIANLSVSLVGHIRGGLSQVVVVFSMFFSEMSGSTTADVAVMSRALGGPMKREGYEPAFIAAIIASASTIAALVPPSITAVVYGAVGNVSIAGLFMAGVVPGLMIGFGLMIYCYFFGPSGLRKPRAPLRQVVFAAGDAALPLMIPVILLGGILTGWFTPTEAGVVAVVWIILVVIPALNRGHFRKIPYDFCLAGLIFSLPLITIGAANAFGWMLAYLRGASYIADLITSIAGHDPHLIMLLMVLLFTVVGDFIEPVPTIIIFMPLVNTLTEAGDINGVHMGVVLIATLAFGLITPPYGLVLLMASKFVGISFAKALRAALPIYVVFFATIAFAIYFPSVVLWLPRHVLPESVGCFKSPAGTGYICPQ